A stretch of DNA from Lycium ferocissimum isolate CSIRO_LF1 chromosome 4, AGI_CSIRO_Lferr_CH_V1, whole genome shotgun sequence:
TTCTCTTGTCTTTCCTCTGCCACTTCTAATAGTAGCTCATCTCCTATTTCACTACGTTATTGCTCATTAAAGCACGGGTTGCATTATGATCAATGGTGTCGctatcatcttcttcttcctcattgTTGTCTTCATCCTCTTGATTTTTTCTGAATTGAAATGAGAAACATGGGATGTGTTACAGCAGGGAATCGAGCTATCAAAAGTCATTAGCTCTGTTTCTTCGAAGATACTCGAGAGAGTGGTCTAAAGGTcgatgaaataaaagaaaatcattGAGAGACCAAGGTTTAAATCTCATATGAGACAAAAGGAACGCTAAGTGATTTTTATTGATAAATGCAAAATTGCAACATGATCTTGCTGGTTGAATCGCTTCGGTATATATTTTGATGTACGTACGTTTTCTATTTGACACTTTTGGTTGtatctcttcatctctttccTGGTCCTGCTTCCTTGCCAAGGTGTATTTCTTCTTATCTATTAacgttctttctttctcattaCGCCTACGTCCAAATGAACTAAACTTTTAAGTGTTTGTGGCCTTCAAAGTTTCCTTCAGAGAGAAGGGATATTATATCGTTTTCCATTTCAAGGAATAAAAACGTTTAAATATTGTTTTATAGCTTGACCATAAATAAGTAGCAAGTATTCAAATATTTTCAGATGTTGAAGTTCagtatattcaattttttttttctaacttcAATAAGACATGGTCCAAACGCCTCTAAATATGACTTAGTGGTTAATACTTATAAAAAATTTTTTAgacttttttgagtgtttagtTTGGCCCTcatttttacaactacatttgtTACGATACATAagcgaaaaaaataagttgaaaaatttttttaatttataaaatgtTTATAGCAAGTTTATAAAATCAAGCTTAGTGGTGCATTTTTATAATTTGTTacaattatattttaataatgtACAATCtaacatataaaattatatttgcgtagttatattttaatttacaCCCCGCATAGCAACTTTTTCacaatatataatattatataataatatataactttatacattTGGAGTAGacagtgtataaaaatgtataataatgtataaaaggtgtttatgtccaaaaaaatttaattgtatataacaatatacaacattttaTCAATTGTAGTGAGGGTACAAATGCACAATTGGCTTTTGAAGTGAGGGGTACAAATTGAGCCATTTcgggtaattttacaaacatGAGCTATTTCAGGTAATTATTTCTCCTAAATAGTCATAGAGGTGTTATAAATTCCACCAGTCCTGCTCTCTTACTTAATTGTGAAGGCAAAAAACTGCAAGAAAAATTATGGAACGAGTTCTTTTgtgggaaaagaagaaaaagggcgAACAGAGTCGCATCAAGATGATGGATTAGCACCAGTAGAATGACCTTTTAAAGGgggaaaataaatcaaaataggACCCTCAGAGCCCCATGTATAAAGATGCAGACAAAATAAGAGAATCTCACACCGCACATCTTAACTTTgcccttaaaaataaaaagagagacaaaatttacttgtttttttttttctcctcatatttcctttttgtgAAGTCATCAGTTTTGACACTTTGGTACAAAGCCAGGGATGGATGCATCTTAGTGGAAGCGGTGTCACGGAACACCACTCATCGGAAGATAATTAAAACACAAAAGATTAGATTAGCCAGGATGCTGATGTAccttaattttgtaattttataatcatttattaatttctaTCATTTCTCAAAGGAATAGTTCTATCTAGGGATCAATCTGGCATATCTCATACGAGGTGAAAGACAAGTGTAATAATCTATTTTATCTCTAATGATgaattatttatattaaaactactattcattcatttaagaaattaaataattgtCGAGAAGAGGTGTAGTGATATGTTTGAATTGTGTTTTATTCAAATAAGATGTGGTTAAGCTGACTTGGCCTTTCTTCGCTTCTTTAAATAAAAACACCACTTATGAAAAATTATGCGTACACCACAGAAAACAATTGCACTATGTTGATCCATAACTTCTTTCATAATGTGGATGTACATTCATATGATTTCagcaaaaagaaagaagcattACTACAATCAATGCCTAGTATTTAGTCTAACAGAGACAACAGCACTTTTAAACTCCAATTCACCACTATTACTTCTATTTGCACTTGATTAAAAAAGAAGACCTAAACTAGGTtaagaaggaaaataattagAAGCTAGAGCCAAAATAAAGCACAAAAAGcagattttcctctctttcgtGACCACACCTCCTTCTTTACAGTATATGTAAGCCCAATCATGCAACCTAACTTTACACTTTTGTCTTTTCTAAAGCTACCTCAAAATCTCTGCCCATTTTGTCACTCCTTTAGCCACTGTGACCTACATACATTGCATGATCAAGTGTTATCAATCAGAATAAGCACATTAGTTAAATATATCAAATAAATATGAAACAAATCTTTCTACTACTGCACGTTCAAGAATGTGGCATGGCAGTCAATGAAATAGATTGAAAGTCATGTGAAGGTCCCGGATTGTGACTTAGAATCAATGAAATAGCATGCAAGTCGTGTGAAGCACCAGGGCTGTGACTTAGTGGTCAATGAAATAACATGAAAGTCGTGTGAAGCCCTAGGGTTCAAGATACAGGACAAACAAATCACGTTAGGTGATTTCTCCCATTTGTCTAATCTTTAGTGCATAAAATTACTCGATACTTGTGCTAGTGAAAGTACCAAATTAACGGTGGCAAAGTCGAGGTGCGCACAACTAGAACCAATACCCCATTATCAATagacaaataaataaatctttctaTTATCAAATCAATTTTCTCTTTTAAGATTTTCAATCTGAACATTGAACTATTCTTGGGAACTCAAAGAACACTTGAAAATAATCAAAAGCAAGAATACTAACCTTATCCTCCATACTTAGAATAACTCTTTTTCTTCAATGCTGATCTTATAAACATCAAACAAGCAACTCCTAACCCCACACCAACCAGTCCACCCAAAATTATAGCCACAAGCTTTTGAGTACTCTGTCTtgttcctacacaatcaaacaCAGTAGATATTTCAAAGATTGGAAATTTGACTAccattttgaaaatgatctcAGAAACCCATTAAATTTGGTAGTTACAAGtcataatcaaagtacaaaatACTTCAACTAATGCTGGAGTAAggagacaacaacaacatacccagtgaacaTGTATGAGCCTTCCTTTTGCATTTTCACCTACGTTTTTCGGACTATCCAAAAAGCTCCAAAAATGCCGCCGAGTgcatgtcggatcctccaaaagtaaaACTATTGTATTCCTGGAGGATCCGACATGGGTGCGACAACATTTTtaaagagtccgagcaacatagatttTCACAGAGaggctatttcttactatcAATAACTTAATGACTATTCCCTCCAATCCAAAATAATTAATGTTTTAGCTTCTAAAAGTTGGTCCGAAATAATTGATGTTTCACAAAAATCAGAATGTACACATTCCTAATCCCTATAATAATTATGTcaacttaaaaagaaaagaaaatcacaaCTAAAGATATTTTAGTCAAAACCTTTCTTAATTGTTACTAGTAACTCAATTCCTCAGTCCATGTACCTAAGCCTAAaacatcaattattttggaccggaGACCGTACGACTTTAATCCCAAACTAGTTAAAATCAACTCTATGAACCTTCTATATCAAATTACCATTTAGACTTATTTCATTCCATTACTCAATAAATTTATCTTATAGAACGAACATACAATattgataatatttttaaaaaaattacctgATCCTGATGGAGATAGTGATTTAGTGGGCACACCATTAGGATAATAAGTGTAACTAATATAACACTGTTGCAAATAAATCTGTGCAGAAACTGAATTTCCACATTCACTTTTAGCTTTACCAACTCCATTTTTCACACAGTTCACACACTCACCATTACTTAAATCACCTTCACATTGACCCAACACATAAACTGACTCATATCCACCTGTATAAAACCCATTACTTGAAACCCCTTTAACTATTTGACCCAAAGCAGTATCAAGTTTATCACCAAACCCGGACTCACTAACCTGACCCGACCCGCAAATCTTGAAAAGCAACTCAGTAGGCCCAACTGACTGAAACCCAACAAGTtcataccttaaataacacccGGTTAGTTGAATTCTAGCTGCTATAACTTGGCCACATAGTTTTAAGGACATGTTTGGTATTTTTTTAACACAATTGTTACAGTTGGAATTAGAAAGATCACCACGACATTGAAAGAGACCTGAAATTACTGAATTTCCATTGCCTGTTGTGGTTTTGTAGAATTTATTAGTGGATGATTGAGAGATTAAGGTGTTAAATAGGGTGTTTAGTGTTTGTGAGTAAATACCAGATGGGTCTTGGAAATTTTGATTAGCACAGCCTTTGTAAACAAGGTTTGTGAGTTCATTGGATGATGATGAATCAAGAATGGGGAATAATGAAGGTAGAAATAATAGGAAAAAAAGGATGGAGAATGTTCTGGGAATTTTTTGAGATGGACCCATTTTTAGGATTTGAATAATATTGGAATAAGAATAAACATGGAGATGTTTTTTTGGAAGAATTGGATTTGGTTTTTGGTGGTTTCTAGAGGTATTTATTAGGCTAAGAACAAAGACCTTTTTGCAGTGAAAGGGAGATTTCACATtgggaccttttttttttgggagagcTTTCCTTTTTAAGTACCTTGGCATGGATAAATAGTTGGCAAAATGtttaatgcaaatgaatgttATTGGCATGCCTAAATAGTTGGCAAATTACTTTGACAAGTAATTATTAAACTAAGGATAATTTTTATAATGGTAGTGTTAGGATTAGTTTCTTTGCATCTCGATTATTTCATTGAATACTTGTTATCAGTGTTTTGTTCGCTTCTCCTAGCAGCACGAAGCTTGTATTGCTCTTCCAAAATTCAGTGGTTTAGGTTGCTATCACTTGCTGTTGTTACGAGAATCacttttgcttcttcttttttccatgTTTCATGTTGaaggatttttaaaaatatttatattactAATGAATACGAAAAGAGAAGATATTCATCTTATTTAAAAAATGAGATTGCTGAATcacaaacaaaaataaacaaatatataatgcaACACAGTAgtcatattattttttttaactcctCCGGAAGGAAGGATGGCAATTTGATCATTTACTCACGCGAGTCTGATACTGATAAATTTAGAAGATGTATTCAATAACTTTATTCACTAAGATTTAAATGGATATGATGAAATGACCTAGCATTTTTTGTGTCGATTTGAATTTAAACTCTGATCTCTCATAGTTTTTGTTCACTTCATTAATCATTAGTTCGCACTCTTTGAATGTTAATATCATTTTTCATGGGAGTGATTAAATAGACTTTTGGTACTATTATTTGTCAATAAAATATTGCAAAACTTAtatgaagagagaaaagaaaatgtaCAATCATATGAGTGTCATGATAGACACTATTAAACTAATGCCATTTTTTAATTGGAGTATTGTATAGTTTCTAGTAGTGTAGCTAGTTGGTAAATGTAGGGGTGGGCACAGTTTGGGCCAATTCGAAATCcgaactttttaaatatttaatttggaTATTTGGATTGTGGATTAGACTTtggattttagttttaaaacttatggatttcggattggatatggaTTTAATACTACGGATTTTTGGATATCCGAAAATTCGAATTTTTTATACCTTATATCTAGCCCTACCTATATCATATATGCCTAGTATTAATAAGTCTAGTTTCTGAAGGTTCAATAGATTAGTACCTAAGGCCCTAcccattaaaatattaagtcTAATATACAATTTCTCtactaaatcaaatataatatagTTTTCTTACTTCTCAAGTCTCAAAAGTCTCATGTAAGTGTCACCCACGGCAgagttctttgttattttttcagatGACTGcttagattttattttgttcatttctaCTTTTCCAGAATGCTTTTATTTTGTATGGATTTACTATGTTGGACATGACTTGGATATGTTAATCCTAATTTGAACTGGAAGGCTTTTTTTATTGAGCAATTAAGATTTAGATTTACCTCTGTGGAACTAAAACATGAATTCATTCCTAATAAATTTGCCTAAGTCTCAAGAGTCAAATCCGAAATATACAACCGAATGATCCGAAACcaaacttaaaatatccaatccaatccgaacttatttggattggattcggattcttatttcttcaatccgaaaatcgaatatccaaaccgaaaatttcatATCTAATCTGATGGCCCGAACGCCCATAACGAAAAGTTTTACTATGTGTTTCACATAACTAAGGCTTTTTTATGTGAGATAAAAAAATGGACCCACATCTTACACTTAtgaatttataaattttagattcattttttttttgtctcacaAAATAGCGTCTCACACAACTAAAGTCAATTGTGTGAggcatatattaaaaaaattggtaaaTGAACAAACAGAAGGAAGGGTACGTATAAAATAGTGATGATGGTGATCTGGGACTGTCCAGGTAGGTGGAGCGTGTCTGCTAGTGAGCAGCGGGGAAAAGAATGTGATTTGAAGCTCCTCTGTCTGCCTTCCGTTATAAACTTTTGGTTGAATTGGCATTATAAGGGTATGGATTAGGAAAAATAGTACAGGGTAAGTTATTCCTGACGGAAGGTGGAATAACAATCCCATAATAAAATAGTGACACGAAAAAATAGCCATTAGGTCTCTCAAACCATTTTTCTACTAAATAAGGTGaggtattttgtaaataaacaACTTTTCTTACAAATTATCCAATGTATGTTACTTTTAATATAACAAACCAAACTATCAATAAAAATTAATATCAGGATAACTAATCCAACATAACTAATTCCAGCATAACTTGTCTTCAAACCAAACGACGCCTTAAAAGTGCTAGTATTATATGACTTTAATAAGATGGAAGGGAAATGAGGTTTGGGAAATgtgtacacacatatatatgtgcgCGCGCATATTTTTGTTTATTAACAtttgatatataatatatatgggCGGATCTAGGGCTCGCCGATGGTGTTCGCCCGAACACCTTCGTCAAAAAATTACACCATCTatataaagtatttttttattttttatgtacataGATAGAAGTGGTTAGTTGAGTAGTTTAGGAGGTTCAAAATTCACTTTGAGATTCCAAGTTCAAATCTCAAGCACTACAGTAAAATTTTATGACTAATGAGATTTAGTTGAATTCTTTGTCTCAATGTACATCCGTTATCTATGTTTTAGGATGAAAATGatcaattatatttaaaatatcaaaataaaaataattctgTTATATAGATAAGGTATATAAATTAAGACGTAATACATAATCAATATAAGATGACTGAATTAAGGTAATGTGTTGAATAATGCAATAGAAAGGTacccaaaaaaatgaattacatgCTTGACTGCTTGTAAAGCAACTAAGCAAGTGTGAGGCTGTAAATATCACGGAATGAATGTTTATCCTGCGAGACCTATGAAATTTATAAATCGAGTATCGTCTATACAAATATTTAAATGAATGTACAATCATACATgcaaataataatattataaaagtacaaaaatatcataaatgatTACATCCCACAAATGATGCAAGTATCACACATTTacatctatatctatattataatattataataaaaggAGGGTAATTTtctaatccaaaaaaaaaaaaaaaatcataataaaaatacatcaaaaatcacttttttttaatttgtatcaactttaaaaaaaatttatctttAGATTGACATTATTACATGAACTCACCTAATTTAGTGTAGTTGATTGGagaaatataattaattgataTTCTTGGATCTAATATATAGTCAAGAATACTCCTTTaaatggtaagatttgactCCTATTTTCATGGTAAATAGATTCCAAAAGGttttgaaaaatacatttttttatagGGAGGATTCCTATAATTAAGTACAGTTGTACTttaaattagaaaatattttttctacaCACGTCAAGAACTATTGGTGATTGGTGAAGGATAATATTATGAAGATTTGTTTGAATTGATAAATTAAAGTTTTTCTAAAATCATAAATGCATTATTACACTTATACATAATAATATtgtgaaatttttttataagcagtcaatttaataattatttaactTCTCAAATAATAACATAGTATCATTTATTTTTGGTGCACAAATATGTAACTTTACATATTATTGTTGCAATTTAGTTGTTATAACTactccttttttaaaaaaaaatgtttttattacatagggggtagggaTAGGGGTAGGGAGAGGGGTAGGGAgaggggattcgaaccctcaccaatagTGTAGTTGTGCGTGGTATTGAATGTGCATATATCTGCTCATGTTATTATTTTTACGAATTCTGAAGACAGAATGTTAATATGGAAAAGTTAATTTATATTCTAAGCTCCGTATTTAATATATGAAAGTGAATAATTGATTACCAATCAAGCGACACATATGGTAAAATAATATTGTGACAGAGAGCATTCCAAAATAAAACCCGTAATGGAATACTATATATTTGAATTGAACGTAgtactaataaatatatttggagAACAATTCTAATTTTCACAGAGTCTATTACATCATTGTGAATTGCCTTGGAGCTTCGTACAAACATCCATTTCACATATGACATATGTACTACGCTcctgtttttgttttcttttcttttagtaCATAGCATCTCCTTTCCCAAAATGTAGTTCTATGAACTTATTTTATTATACCAACAATGCATAAATCACAGTTTTTTACttgaaatataaatattgatATCCATGGCAGATGCTTTAGTGGGAGGAGTATAGATTTTTTCTTAAATCTTATCTCCATCAGATCAGCAAAGTCAAgatatgtgtgcatatttaTTGTGTGTGGTTCCAAAGATCTATTTTGTTAACAGCTGATTTGAACCAATGTGCAATGGAAGTTGGATGTGTGTGGTGCAATTTTTGCAGGTTTCATAATGTGATAATCCAATATACTTATTTCTTTGTTAGGAAGTCCAAATAGTTCTTTGACGATTGATGCTACAGAATGAAAAGGCAAGGTAAATTTTCATTATGGTTTACATTTCCATCGACATATATAAGACATGAGCATCACTGTTAATAGATTTACTTATGCACGAgtaattattcatttttctatcttttttgTTAACTTATTCTCGGAACAATGCTATCACTTTTACAGAAATATGTTGATTACACGAATGGAAAAGGTAGTAGtatcagaaaagaaaaatatttcctCATTTGTGTGATACAACAATTGACAATGTTGATGAACTTTTGTCCGTTCGAGACACAATATGTGCTTCTAAAGTAACGATGTCAATGAATCAGGATACAAAAAATGTGCACACGTCAGTCCTcaaacatatcatgtaaaacaAAGTCCCTTCCTGATCGAAAAAATGGTTAGCTTTCTTATTGCCGTATTATAATTTAAATCTAATTATTAgctaaaaaaaatctaattattaactcaaaatatttaacaaataggATTATTCCAAACATTTGATAGACAGATTTTTTAAATTGTCAACCTGCAAATACCAAAAAATAAGAAGGGTAAAGGTATGTTGGTGATCATGAAAAAAAGATATGTTGGTGATAGACATTTCACACTCAAATCGTTTCAATATGCAATACATATCAGTGTGCACACTGCACAAAATCTTATTCaccttttgttgtttttggtaATGATAAACTTCAAAATCTCGAGTTTGTTTCTTAAtctgattaattttttttctacgCAATAGGTTGGACATTGTAATTATCGTCAAAACATATGTGGTGTGCATTTTAAAGGGCTTCTAAATCTTGATAGTTACATGAAACCGTTGAATGTTTGTAATTTTCACGGTGGTTAACAAatcttattcatcttttgttgtttttggaaATGATAAACTCCTAAATGTCGAGTTTGTTTCTTAAtctttttaagttgtattttacGCAATAGGTCAGACATTGTAATTAGCATCGGAAAATATGTGGTGTGCATTTTAAAGAGCTTCTAAATATTGATAGTTACATGAAATCGTCGAATGTTTGTAATTTTCACGGCAGTTAACAATATTTTTTAGGGTAGTTGAATTATTTGCTTGGTTTTACTATATAATTGACCCTGAAAAGCTATCCACTTCGGAAACATGGCTAATATTATTTagaatcaatttttttgtgtttaaagtatttgcttTCTGATATTATAAGCAAGGTTTCAATTTGAGTATTTTTTTAATAGATCCAGTTCGGTTCCAAACATGATTACTTTTCCTTTATTGCAATTTAGTCGTTATAACTactcctttttttaaaaaataaaataaaaccgTTAAGATAAGTAGAAGCTAGTTGGATTttcttataagttggtcaaaacTAAaggatttttaatttatttgagtgtttggaaaaaatagaaaattacctaaattaagtttaaaagtacttaaaataagctaaaatcAAGAAGTTGTTCAACACCCCCCcccgcctttttttttttttttcttaaaagtttatttttGAATGTGCATATATCTATctcatgttattttttaattccaATACTAATTCTGAAGACCCTTTAAACACTTTTATCCAAGCATGGAATAAAATAACTTTTAGCattaaaaattacttttttcaaCTAATCATCTAGGCCAGGATCTTTGAATAATTGATTACCAATCACACAACGATCATTAATAAGTATgctaaaaatgacaaaataaattGTGACAGAAGAAAATTGTTCCAAAATAAAACCTACAATATATCCTAATCACTATATATTTCAAGATGCGGTGTGTGAACTACTAATCCTCACTAATCCAAATTCACATCATAAAAAgtatataaggaaaaaaataccccaaatttttaattaaaaataaatttcttttagGAAAATTTACGCGACGTGACAAACATTTAAATtgtataaggaaaaaaaaaattaccccaCATTCACATCATAAAAAGTTTATATAAGGGGAAAAAAACCCTAAAGTTTTAATTAAATGTAAATTTCTTTTAGGAAAATTTCCGCGACGTGAAAAACATTTAGATTGTATTTATGAAATATAGCTATGTTTCAAAAAACAATGAGTAGTAGctacattttttattttgtagcaAATGCATAATACACGTGCGTAACTATATGCGTTAATACAACTCTTTCGCGTGATTTAGTGGGAggaattagattttttttatcaaacttATCTCCATCAGATGGACACCGAACCAAACTCAAGATATTCTTTCGCTTTGATTTTTTGTGTGTGGTTTTTcaattcagatttttttttatatgattaGAAGCGATttcatttacactaattcatatttgAACATAAAAccgataaattgaaatcaaaatcaaacaaacagataTATAAGAATAGAAAACCATAACCATGATGtgttactaggtgttatatacttttaactaagaaaacacatataatgtgacatacattaatcctaaagacacatcctagtcacattctttgttaaggatatttgattttttcaaatagaaaattgatgcaaaaaaaaaaaaaaaaaaaaaaagggctttTCATTAATTGGGTTTTTCCATCGACTATATAAGacaatattatttaatttttttaggtATATATTAAATTTTGTGTCGTTGGGTTCTTGAATTAAACTTCGGTTcatttttctatcttttttgTTAACATTCTCGGAACAATGCTATCACTTTTGGTTTCagaaatattttgttgattacatccgattttcggtatttatgccagAGCTAATTCAACGTAATATTTATCATTTGTGTGATACAACTATTGACAATGTTTAGCTAATCCAACGAATTCGAGACACAATATTGCTTCTAAAGTAACGATTTGTAGCAATGTTTGATATGCAAAAAATGTAGTTACATTTCGTAATCCTCTAAACTATAGCTTTTATGTAAAAGCTTAACAGTCCACCTTCCTTCGATAATAAGTACTTAAAAAGTTTGAGATTAATGCTTAATTAATTGGTGTAATATtatgtaaaattttcacaaataactACCTTATTAGTGTTTAAAAATCTATAActattaattcattatttacaaaataGGTTTTCCTATATTTGGTAGACAGATTTAAATTGCTCAACCTGCAAATACCAAAAATAAGCAAATAATGCCTGTTAAGTgaaaaaatcttttcaaaaaaagatatttttaatgttccataaatcattctcattctcttccatatctaaTCAATATGCAACATCTAATATTCAGTGTGACACTCAAAAATTTATTGCAATAATTTTAttgtttatttagtaatttaatAAGATGGGAAAAACTTGACAAAAAAAACTTTAATCCCTAAGGGTGGCTTTTGATTCACTTATTTTATACGTATTaattttttgagtgtattctAATTGATCCGTAAGATTTGAATCGTAATgaatatatttacaatatatttcacttgtgtattttgcattttaaaattgttctttaattttttgaagtatattgtacaaaaaaatgaattttatgGTTCAATAATGAATGTTTGTAATATATAGAGAAAATTAGAACTCTTCTGgttcatcaataaaatatagtgaaaaCATGTAGGAAATTGTTGATATTGAAATGACTTTATAACTTTTTAgcctaaaaaaatataaatgtaataaaaataaaattcaaatctaCGATTAGACTATACAATTTTAAGTTTTATCATTACCAAAATACGTAAAACTTCTTCgaaaaatttcatcaaaataatGTGGTGATGTTATACATtcaaaaaaaagtagaaaaaaaaaaacaacttaaacATAAACCGTTCTACAAATCTACTCCCGAACATCTACTAAAATCGCATCATAATCAAATCGTAACCTGTTTGTATTTTTGCTCGTTATTAAATGCAATATTTTTGTCGATTTGGGTAGTTGAATTTTTGCATCAATTTCGGCTAGAATGCGGttaacaaaacatgaaaaaataacaaata
This window harbors:
- the LOC132053039 gene encoding plasmodesmata-located protein 2-like, which translates into the protein MPRYLKRKALPKKKGPNVKSPFHCKKVFVLSLINTSRNHQKPNPILPKKHLHVYSYSNIIQILKMGPSQKIPRTFSILFFLLFLPSLFPILDSSSSNELTNLVYKGCANQNFQDPSGIYSQTLNTLFNTLISQSSTNKFYKTTTGNGNSVISGLFQCRGDLSNSNCNNCVKKIPNMSLKLCGQVIAARIQLTGCYLRYELVGFQSVGPTELLFKICGSGQVSESGFGDKLDTALGQIVKGVSSNGFYTGGYESVYVLGQCEGDLSNGECVNCVKNGVGKAKSECGNSVSAQIYLQQCYISYTYYPNGVPTKSLSPSGSGTRQSTQKLVAIILGGLVGVGLGVACLMFIRSALKKKSYSKYGG